One Aphelocoma coerulescens isolate FSJ_1873_10779 chromosome 4A, UR_Acoe_1.0, whole genome shotgun sequence DNA window includes the following coding sequences:
- the LOC138110567 gene encoding glycine receptor subunit alpha-4-like: protein MACCALSPPQPWSQEALAPNPMPRDMVGRGFAEAGTGKMWACDTRAVAGEGKSHKDPSRRKGSSQYAGRALEWTQRRHSRLPWQLSVPTGCQNVPADPWCQQAAANLPPLPRRLVSGREEIKAASRSSPQPMSPSDFLDKLMGRTSGYDARIRPNFKGPPVNVTCNIFINSFGSVTETTMDYRVNVFLRQQWNDPRLAYREYPDDSLDLDPSMLDSIWKPDLFFANEKGANFHEVTTDNKLLRIFKNGNVLYSIRLTLILSCPMDLKNFPMDIQTCTMQLESFGYTMNDLIFEWLEEQEAVQVAEGLTLPQFILRDEKDLGYCTKYYNTGKFTCIEVKFHLERQMGYYLIQMYIPSLLIVILSWVSFWINMDAAPARVGLGITTVLTMTTQSAGSRASLPKVSYVKAIDIWMAVCLLFVFAALLEYAAVNFVSRQHKEFMRLRRRQRRQRMGLSSGTASLESLRQLSSRHSSEHTYATLSQLSSSREEELSRESRFYLRGYGLGHCLQPKEGAGEGPGVYSPPPGSAVLREGESLCRRYIDRAKRIDTISRAVFPFTFLVFNIFYWVVYKVLRSEDIHLVP, encoded by the exons ATGGCCTGCTGTGCCCTGTCACCACCACAGCCCTGGAGCCAGGAGGCACTGGCCCCCAACCCCATGCCAAGGGACATGGTGGGCAGGGGCTTTGCTGAAGCAGGGACAGGCAAAATGTGGGCATGTGACACTCGGGCTGTGGCAGGTGAGGGGAAAAGCCACAAGGATCCCAGCAGAAGGAAGGGATCCTCCCAATATGCTGGCAGGGCACTGGAGTGGACGCAGCGCAGGCACAGCCGCCTGCCTTGGCAGCTGTCTGTCCCCACGGGGTGCCAAAATGTGCCTGCAGACCCCTGGtgccagcaggcagcagctAACCTGCCTCCCCTGCCCCGCAGGCTGGTCTCAGGGCGGGAGGAGATTAAAGCTGCTTCCCGAAGCTCACCCCAGCCCATGTCACCCTCTGATTTCCTGGACAAGCTTATGGGACGAACCTCAGGGTACGACGCCCGCATCCGACCCAACTTCAAAG GTCCACCCGTCAACGTGACGTGCAACATCTTCATCAACAGCTTCGGCTCCGTCACCGAGACCACCATG gaCTACCGGGTGAACGTGTTCCTGCGGCAGCAGTGGAACGATCCCCGCCTGGCTTACCGGGAGTACCCCGACGACTCCCTCGACCTCGACCCCTCCATGCTCGACTCCATCTGGAAGCCAGACTTGTTCTTCGCCAATGAGAAAGGGGCCAATTTCCATGAGGTCACCACCGACAACAAGCTCCTGCGCATCTTCAAGAATGGCAATGTGCTCTACAGCATTAG gtTGACACTGATCCTGTCCTGCCCCATGGACCTCAAGAACTTCCCCATGGACATCCAGACATGCaccatgcagctggagagtt TTGGCTACACTATGAACGACCTCATCTTCGagtggctggaggagcaggaggccgTGCAGGTGGCAGAGGGCTTGACACTCCCACAGTTCATCCTCAGGGATGAGAAGGACCTGGGCTATTGCACCAAGTACTACAACACAG GCAAGTTCACCTGCATCGAGGTGAAGTTCCACCTGGAGAGGCAGATGGGTTACTACCTGATCCAGATGTACATCCCCAGCCTACTCATTGTCATCCTCTCCTGGGTCTCCTTTTGGATCAACATGGATGCGGCACCAGCCCGGGTGGGCTTGGGCATCACCACAGTGCTCACCATGACCACGCAGAGCGCCGGCTCCCGGGCCTCCCTGCCCAAG GTGTCCTACGTGAAGGCCATTGACATCTGGATGGCCGTGTGCCTGCTCTTCGTCTTTGCCGCCTTGCTGGAGTACGCAGCCGTCAACTTCGTCTCCCGCCAGCACAAGGAGTTCATGCGTCTGCGGCGCCGCCAGCGACGGCAGAGGATG GGCCTGAGCAGCGGGACGGCCAGCCTGGAGTCCCTGCGGCAGCTGAGCAGCCGGCACAGCAGCGAGCACACCTACGCGACGCTCTCGCAGCTCTCCAGCTCCCGG GAGGAAGAGCTCAGCCGCGAGAGCCGCTTCTACCTGCGAGGCTACGGGCTGggccactgcctgcagccaaaggagggggctggggagggcccCGGCGTGTACAGCCCCCCGCCAGGCAGCGCGGTGCTGCGGGAAGGGGAGAGCCTCTGCAGGCGCTACATCGACCGCGCCAAGCGCATCGACACCATCTCCCGAGCCGTCTTCCCCTTCACCTTCCTGGTCTTCAATATCTTCTACTGGGTCGTTTACAAAGTGCTGCGCTCGGAGGACATCCACTTGGTGCCCTGA
- the GLA gene encoding alpha-galactosidase A translates to MAAARRVLRWVVAAAAAVAAALALDNGLARTPPMGWLHWERFLCGTDCAADPHRCVSEQLFVEMADRMVAEGWRDAGYEFICIDDCWMAPTRDKQGRLRADPKRFPGGIRKLADYVHSKGLKLGIYSDVGNKTCAGFPGSYDHYDLDAQTFASWGVDLLKFDGCNSDSLELLAEGYRRMSLALNKTGRSIVYSCEWPFYLRPVQQPNYTEIKQYCNHWRNFYDVYDSWSSIKSILDWTALHQDTIVKIAGPGGWNDPDMLVIGNFGLSWDQSVTQMAMWAIMAAPLFMSNDLRHISPEAKGLLQNKEVIAINQDPLGKQGYQLVKDKNFQLWERPLSGRAYAVAVLNHQEIGGPQNFTFFLTFLGNGLACNPACSVRQVLPASRDWGLYSWISSLSVEVNPTGTVLLKVQAL, encoded by the exons atggcggcggcgcggcgggtgCTGCGCTGGGTtgtggcggcggcggccgcggtggcggcggcgctgGCGCTGGACAATGGCCTGGCGCGCACACCGCCCATGGGCTGGCTGCACTGGGAGCGCTTCCTCTGCGGCACCGACTGCGCCGCCGACCCGCACCGCTGCGTCAG CGAGCAGCTGTTCGTGGAGATGGCTGACAGGATGGTCGCCGAGGGCTGGAGGGACGCCGGCTACGAGTTCATCTGCATTGACGACTGCTGGATGGCCCCGACGCGAGACAAGCAGGGCAGGCTCCGGGCGGACCCAAAACGGTTCCCCGGTGGGATCCGCAAGCTGGCCGACTAC GTGCACTCCAAGGGTCTGAAGCTGGGAATCTACAGCGATGTTGGGAACAAGACGTGTGCTGGATTCCCTGGCAGCTACGACCACTATGACCTGGATGCCCAAACATTTGCTTCCTGGGGTGTGGACCTGCTCAAGTTTGATGGCTGCAACTCTGActcactggagctgctggcagaaG GATACAGGCGCATGTCTCTGGCCCTGAACAAGACTGGAAGGAGCATTGTGTACTCCTGTGAGTGGCCTTTCTACTTGAGGCCTGTGCAGCAG CCCAATTACACAGAGATCAAACAGTACTGCAATCACTGGAGGAACTTCTATGATGTCTATGACTCCTGGAGCAGCATAAAGAGTATCTTAGATTGGACAGCACTTCACCAGGACACCATTGTGAAGATAGCTGGGCCAGGGGGCTGGAACGATCCTGACATG CTAGTGATTGGAAActttgggctgagctgggaccAGTCGGTGACTCAGATGGCCATGTGGGCCATTATGGCAGCACCCCTGTTCATGTCCAACGACCTGCGGCACATCAGTCCTGAGGCCAAGGGTCTGCTCCAGAACAAAGAGGTGATCGCCATCAACCAGGATCCACTGGGCAAGCAGGGATACCAGCTTGTCAAG GACAAGAACTTTCAGCTGTGGGAGCGGCCCCTGTCTGGCCGAGCCTACGCCGTGGCGGTGCTGAACCATCAGGAGATAGGGGGACCCCAGAACTTCACCTTCTTCCTCACCTTCCTCGGCAATGGGCTGGCCTGCAACCCAGCCTGCTCCGTCCGACAGGTGCTGCCAGCCAGCAGGGACTGGGGCCTTTACAGCTGGATCTCCTCCCTGAGCGTGGAGGTGAACCCCACAGGCACTGTGCTGCTCAAAGTCCAGGCACTATAG